The proteins below come from a single Solea senegalensis isolate Sse05_10M linkage group LG2, IFAPA_SoseM_1, whole genome shotgun sequence genomic window:
- the tra2b gene encoding transformer-2 protein homolog beta isoform X2 produces MSDKNKDRESRSASRSASPPGSGKSASRSPARSPASKEGSRHRRSKSRSQSRSKSRSNSHRGSRKHYSRSRSRSRSHHRRSRSSRSYSGERRSRSHSHSPMSNRRRHIGNRTNPDPNACLGVFGLSLYTTERDLREVFSKYGPLADVSIVYDQQSRRSRGFAFVYFENTNDAGEAKERANGMELDGRRIRVDFSITKRPHTPTPGIYMGRPTYGGGGGGGGGGGGGGGGGGPSGPRHSRDYDRGYDRGYDRGYDRGGYDRYDDRDYHRSYRRSPSPYYRGAYRSRSRSRSYSPRRY; encoded by the exons ATGAGCGATAAAAACAAAGACCGG GAGTCTCGCTCTGCCTCCAGGAGCGCCAGTCCACCAGGCTCAGGAAAGTCTGCGAGCCGCTCCCCAGCTCGGTCACCAGCCTCAAAGGAAGGCTCCCGCCACCGCCGCTCCAAATCTCGGTCTCAGTCCAGGTCAAAATCTAg GTCCAATTCCCATCGTGGGTCGCGCAAACACTACAGCCGATCCCGCTCTCGCTCCAGGTCCCATCATCGGCGATCTCGTAGTAGTAGGTCCTACAGTGGAGAGCGCCGGAGCAGGAGTCATAGCCACTCACCCATGTCCAATCGCCGCAGACACATAGGAAATCGG ACTAATCCAGATCCAAACGCCTGCCTGGGAGTGTTTGGCCTCAGCCTGTACACCACAGAGAGGGATCTGAGGGAGGTCTTCTCTAAATATGGCCCCCTGGCAGATGTCAGCATCGTGTACGACCAGCAATCGAGACGCTCCAGGGGCTTTGCCTTTGTTTACTTTGAGAATACAAATGACGCTGGAGAG GCGAAGGAGAGAGCCAATGGCATGGAGTTGGACGGTCGTAGGATCAGAGTAGACTTCTCCATCACAAAGAGACCTCACACCCCAACTCCTGGAATCTACATGGGACGACCCACATA tggtggtggtggcggtggcggcggcggtggtggtggcggcggagGAGGTGGTGGTCCCAGTGGTCCTCGACATTCACGCGACTATGACCGCGGATATGATCGCGGGTACGATCGTGGATACGACAGAGGTGGCTATGATCGCTATGATGACAGGGACTACCACAGGTCCTACAG GCGATCTCCATCTCCGTACTACAGAGGTGCTTACAGGTCTCGATCCAGATCACGGTCTTATTCTCCTC GTCGTTATTAA
- the tra2b gene encoding transformer-2 protein homolog beta isoform X1 translates to MSDKNKDRESRSASRSASPPGSGKSASRSPARSPASKEGSRHRRSKSRSQSRSKSRSNSHRGSRKHYSRSRSRSRSHHRRSRSSRSYSGERRSRSHSHSPMSNRRRHIGNRTNPDPNACLGVFGLSLYTTERDLREVFSKYGPLADVSIVYDQQSRRSRGFAFVYFENTNDAGEAKERANGMELDGRRIRVDFSITKRPHTPTPGIYMGRPTYGGGGGGGGGGGGGGGGGGPSGPRHSRDYDRGYDRGYDRGYDRGGYDRYDDRDYHRSYRRRSPSPYYRGAYRSRSRSRSYSPRRY, encoded by the exons ATGAGCGATAAAAACAAAGACCGG GAGTCTCGCTCTGCCTCCAGGAGCGCCAGTCCACCAGGCTCAGGAAAGTCTGCGAGCCGCTCCCCAGCTCGGTCACCAGCCTCAAAGGAAGGCTCCCGCCACCGCCGCTCCAAATCTCGGTCTCAGTCCAGGTCAAAATCTAg GTCCAATTCCCATCGTGGGTCGCGCAAACACTACAGCCGATCCCGCTCTCGCTCCAGGTCCCATCATCGGCGATCTCGTAGTAGTAGGTCCTACAGTGGAGAGCGCCGGAGCAGGAGTCATAGCCACTCACCCATGTCCAATCGCCGCAGACACATAGGAAATCGG ACTAATCCAGATCCAAACGCCTGCCTGGGAGTGTTTGGCCTCAGCCTGTACACCACAGAGAGGGATCTGAGGGAGGTCTTCTCTAAATATGGCCCCCTGGCAGATGTCAGCATCGTGTACGACCAGCAATCGAGACGCTCCAGGGGCTTTGCCTTTGTTTACTTTGAGAATACAAATGACGCTGGAGAG GCGAAGGAGAGAGCCAATGGCATGGAGTTGGACGGTCGTAGGATCAGAGTAGACTTCTCCATCACAAAGAGACCTCACACCCCAACTCCTGGAATCTACATGGGACGACCCACATA tggtggtggtggcggtggcggcggcggtggtggtggcggcggagGAGGTGGTGGTCCCAGTGGTCCTCGACATTCACGCGACTATGACCGCGGATATGATCGCGGGTACGATCGTGGATACGACAGAGGTGGCTATGATCGCTATGATGACAGGGACTACCACAGGTCCTACAG AAGGCGATCTCCATCTCCGTACTACAGAGGTGCTTACAGGTCTCGATCCAGATCACGGTCTTATTCTCCTC GTCGTTATTAA
- the tra2b gene encoding transformer-2 protein homolog beta isoform X3, with translation MSNRRRHIGNRTNPDPNACLGVFGLSLYTTERDLREVFSKYGPLADVSIVYDQQSRRSRGFAFVYFENTNDAGEAKERANGMELDGRRIRVDFSITKRPHTPTPGIYMGRPTYGGGGGGGGGGGGGGGGGGPSGPRHSRDYDRGYDRGYDRGYDRGGYDRYDDRDYHRSYRRRSPSPYYRGAYRSRSRSRSYSPRRY, from the exons ATGTCCAATCGCCGCAGACACATAGGAAATCGG ACTAATCCAGATCCAAACGCCTGCCTGGGAGTGTTTGGCCTCAGCCTGTACACCACAGAGAGGGATCTGAGGGAGGTCTTCTCTAAATATGGCCCCCTGGCAGATGTCAGCATCGTGTACGACCAGCAATCGAGACGCTCCAGGGGCTTTGCCTTTGTTTACTTTGAGAATACAAATGACGCTGGAGAG GCGAAGGAGAGAGCCAATGGCATGGAGTTGGACGGTCGTAGGATCAGAGTAGACTTCTCCATCACAAAGAGACCTCACACCCCAACTCCTGGAATCTACATGGGACGACCCACATA tggtggtggtggcggtggcggcggcggtggtggtggcggcggagGAGGTGGTGGTCCCAGTGGTCCTCGACATTCACGCGACTATGACCGCGGATATGATCGCGGGTACGATCGTGGATACGACAGAGGTGGCTATGATCGCTATGATGACAGGGACTACCACAGGTCCTACAG AAGGCGATCTCCATCTCCGTACTACAGAGGTGCTTACAGGTCTCGATCCAGATCACGGTCTTATTCTCCTC GTCGTTATTAA